The genomic segment cgcaattacttaattgccaacccaatattattCTTTCCGGATTACTGCAGCAGTctaatctaaaaattccatcaTATAGATATATTCCAACAAAATTTGCTATAATATTCATTCAGAAGTAAAGTAATTGTCTATTTAATAGCGATTTaacatttgttattattagGATTGTAGTATATTTACCTGCATTGGGCTTTGCaatgaaatgttaaaaaaattacagggatgttaataaataattcgtatATACACAGAGAAagatatatacacatacacactCACACACGTACGCACGcgcatacatatgtacaataACTAGCATTAACACACACAAACATATGTCATACAAAAATCCAGAATAACGTTAAACTTGTTCTTCCGGCAGTTCGGTCGAATTGAGCATACAAAAAGAGTgtacgaaagaaaagatacaTTGTGAAATAACACATAATACAGACTGTTACATTACAATATTACATATGTTTTACGTGCATGTTTTTACCATGTATTAGCATGTATATTTCTTCTAAGAACtgaaaatgaattatatagaagaacaatatttcatttaatgtaatttcatttcctCTATACTTTTTACAATCTTATGATATGTGTAAACTGATAATAAAGaaacttaaatattataagtgTCTTTCTTTAGGTATTGATAATTTGCTATACAACACATAAAGCTGTTACATTTAAACAAAACAGTTTGCTCAGCATTGCTGAagacaatatttaatattcattgtTTTGCTTCTTCATCAACATGTACACTCTAAGAGGGTATAATACATATCCTTTTATAGGCATaaatttgtacagaattgaagaaaatcgaaAGCAAAACAAATCCTAAGTTTAAGCAGTTGTTCATTATTTTTTGGTAAAAACATTACGTATATAGTAGATGCTATTAGTTTTGCTTATTCAAGCTCTATTCGATACCGAGCAGTCGGAGGCTGGATTCAGGCGAAATTTTTTcgtatctatgtatatatttatagttaaATACATAGAAGGCGGCAAAGCTGCTACATATCGAGTCATGATTTACATATATGCGATTATGAATGTGGCTGCTTTTTGGAAGGtttgcttttatttcttttccttgGAATGTCCATTGACACTATTAACTAGCGTACATTAAAAATAAGTTCAGTCATTTACACATACTGCAGACACTTCCGAAAGGGAGAGACGGCCATTCTGTTTCACAAAGTGACTCAGGTTTGTATATCTATTCATTTGTACAAATTAGTTCTGTACAATcgtgtagcattacattaggATTAAAAAAGGATATACATTGTAATACTATTGTAGAAATGTTTTACCTCAAATAAACTTTTCTACTAGTATTTTGGAGATTGTTCGGTGTAACTAAAATAACTAAACGCGTGTGCAATTCCGAATTATTGatcgttgttttttttttctatatccCGATAATCAGCTTTCTTTAAtaactaaataatataatttgcatGTGCAAACGTTTTTACTACGACGACTTATCTTTCAACACAATATCAACAAGAAATTCGAACTTAATATCCCTCGAAAGGAATTAACCAACGATTAAAAATCATAGGACCAgttattaaaacatttatataaagaaacaaGAGCGTACCACCTTGTCTCAGTATTGAGGTAGCGTAACGTTGCTTTGGCTTAGCGAGTCTTTCTGATTatctagaaatatttcaactgaTCGGTGGtacttagaaaagaaaaagatttctaCACGCCGAAGAATGAGACTGTACATTATGATCTTTACAGGTAAGACATATTTTGATCTTCCTACTGCGTACATATATGTCAAGTGTCAACGTTACATTCTTGTACACACGTGTACGACTGTGCAATCATCGTACTGCATTGTAATTTCTTTGGTAGAAACTATTTGGTACGTATGCGCCCATTCGGAAGGTCGTGCAGAGCAATGGAGTTACAACGAATTGATAACTTGCAGGGGGTAGTTCACAGGGAAACAAACATCAACAACGATTCCTCAAGTATCAACAACATTAACAACATCCCATTATAACTTATCATCATTATTGTGATCGTCTCTATCATGACCAGTTTTATCATTACAGTCACTGTCGTAATCTCAGTCTTTCGCCACACCTTCAGCCTGATAACATTTTGTAATgagtaattataattatcatcgTAATCATTGTCTTCAGCAACATCGTCATTactgttaaataatatttatggcCATTGTCAGTGTATTTGTTTGCTGTTCTTGTTATGgccatttctttattttattttttctttcttttacttcgtgactttttattatatttataacgcTCTTCATCTTCGTCAATTCTTTTTCACTATCGATCGAGTCTACTAATAATCATTCCTGGAACTTTGAAACAAGATGTTAAGAAAACTTACAAATGAACTATCCAcatgaaattcttttctttgaatgaataaaaaatgctAGAGAGCCGAATGAGACATGATTTCCTTatgattaaacaaaataaagatagtataacgatatacgtgacTGATCGATAGAGTTCAATTATCAATTAGAGTTACAAAGTTCCTTAATTTTATAACACCTACTAACTTTGCGTACATGTACTTATACATTGCGCGATTATTTTGGTATAAAATGTCCGTTCCTTAGttcacaataaataaaaagcagTTCTTTTAAACACGTCCATGCAACCAGTTGTctgataattttctaattacgaTAGTTGCTTcggtgtaattttttaatatattacgtgTTTATATGTGATCTacaaacatttaaaattcatcgaaataaCAGAGGAGGACAAGTATTCCAGCGCTCCTTCTGTATGAAGtaatatgtgtgtgtgtgtgtgtgtgtggatataacaatatatatatatatatatatatattgttttatatatatatggctTATTAGGTCACCGTCTTATAGATGCAGAAATATAGAATGCAGTCTTTTCCTTGTACATAAATAGTTTCCTCGAGAGCAATGGCACTAATATAATTTTGgggatttttattttgtgcGGTATGTGGTATTATCAAAATAGACAGTTGTTTTATAACTATTTGTTACATAGTATAAGtacataatatagtataagAAATATGCAATTACGTCCTGAAAATGTTTACGAACTACCATGATATTCATTATTCCGAAAGCTACAAGTCTTGCTATTCTTAAGAAATCGAGGTGAAATTAGACAGAATTATTGTCGTAATTATCTATAACTGATTCTTTGGGCTTTcgaggaaaaatatatttcacgatTCCCTGACCGCTCACTACATTTCAGTATCTATATGAGAGTAATTGAttcagaattattattttttatccgAAATCAGTAACAAGCGGTTTATGAAACATACGCgacataaaaattgataaaacgttttaaattttcttcttgaaCATACAATAAATCACCATTTTCTTTTAACAGATTATGTCTGAACGTGTTTTCATATCACCGCGTGTTACAGCTCTTAACAGTATGAAGATACCCTTAGAATGATACTTAAAGCTTTTACAACACACTTGCATACAGAGAGTAGTAATAGCTGGGGTTTTGGACTAGACGTGATGTGGTTGAAGATGAGGCAGCCTGCTAGACGAGTTGGATCAGGATTTCATATTATTCGCTTCATCGAGTCGCCTTTCTGTTCCTACTGTTAATAAATTTGCGAACTCCATCTCTAACAACTGCCGAGCCTGTTGAAGTACAGAAAAATGGTAAAGATAGTaaagattatatataatttttaatctctgATAACTATATAGCAATACATTAAACTAAAACCTACTTGTGTGTTTTGCGTTGGAATTTGCAAAGCTAGAGCAAAACTATTTGCGTCGAAACTTTCATCGAGGGCTATAAGAGCTCCATGTACCCCAGATTCTAAGAGGTGGTTACCGTATTcctaaaaatacgaaattgtGTTTTATCATCATTACAGTATGAATGATTTATAAAATGGAAAGtagtaaaatggagttacttTCAGGCCGATAGATTGCACCCATCTTATAACACGATCATTACTCCATACAAGAACATCGACGTTTGCACCTTCCGCCATTCGTCTCCTTTCTTCTAATTGTTGCCTATCATAATTTAATCGTTTTAAACACAAAATGCCATATTGCAAGCTTGttctgtaaaaataaataaatttcggaTTAGATCAAGGAATCTAAAAATCACTATTAAAcatgaatttttgtttttaatgatTTATCACCTGTGAAAACTATCAACCATTCTAAGTTGACCACGAAGGTCCTTTTTGTTAAGGTGATCCAACATTCTGGCATCAACAAGGCACTCCATGAAAGTGGATCGATACTGTGGCAAACCAAGACTTGGAAGCCAGACATTACCAATCCATTCGTGGTTCATATCTCCAAATGCTAAGGTTGTGCGAGAAGTTGTTGGTGCTGATGGACTTGTAAGTGACACCATTTCTTGAATAGCTAACCGTAGTTTCAATCGATGTAGAGGATTactaagaataaaaattattacattaaatgTTAGTGGTTTTATATTGTATGGAACTCCATCATGCTTGTCATCCAAAATGTGCAAAATGTGTTAAATAACTTAATTTCATACCTTATACCAATTTCACGTTGAATTTCGGTATCACTAAGAGCACTCATTATGGCACCACTTTTGACATTTGCCCGGCAAGCTGCAACATACCACGTTGGCATGCCCACCCAAAGCTCAAGCCAAGCCACTACAGTTGGTCCGTTCCATAGAGCAAAAGGTGTTCCAGCTTTCATTGCCTCCGCCAGAAGTTCGTGTCGTGAAGAATCTAACATACTTCCAAATACACTTGGACTGAAAGAAAATTAGTGctataacaattatattcattaattatttaaattatgaatatatttttagttacatatatgtaccttttcttttttctacgaTCAAAATCGCTTTTACTACCCATAGTGCCAGCAACAGAAACATTATCTCCATAATCAGGATCTGCAGGTGTATTTGCTCCTCCCATACCTGGTATATCTCCAGGCATTGGTGTATCTTTCCCCTTGATCTGTAACCAAAATTCTCTCTCTGACTTTcctcatttttcttatttagttatttggttattatcttatataattaaaatctgCATTACCTTTTCTTTCTTGCTGAAAAATCTACCAAGACTGCTCTTAATGCCTTTCTTCTTTTGAGCTGCAGCTACTGCTGCTGCGGTTGCTGGACTCATGGTAGATTGCATATGCAAATGCGAACTAGACAATTGTCCAATTGGCAATCCAACACCAGACAAGTTGTTCTTATGCAAACTGTCCTGGCTGCTATGACGTGAGGACAATGGGGAAGGGGGAGTCCCAGAATTGAGTGCGCCGTTGTTATGTTGCCCATGCCTGCTGCATGGAGCGCTAATCTAGTTTCTATTTCTACTCTAAATAATGCATTCTAGCCCACAAACTATCCgacttatatttttttttctatgttGTATGTACCTTCTATATCATTTTTGTGATctgaatttatacaaattattttcagatcTTTTTTAAGATACATCATCGCATTAGACAATCAAACAACCAAATTAATAACAGGATTCTCTAAACCATCTAATGTTCTGTACTCTTCAATATTTAAAGCATAAAGAGAtcaatgttttaaattacGTGAGATAAGATATGATCAGGGAACTTACTGAGCCAAGTGAATTGCATTACTTAAAAGACTTTTAGCAGTGATATATGATTGTGCTTATACATGATAGTACATGGGCATAAGCACAAATACTATTTAGCTTCGAATAATATATGtgatatgattttttattccaaattgcgtattttcaatgaaaatgatATTCCTAATTGAGTCAGATTAAAGCATTcaagttttaattttgtactATTCAAGATATCTACAACTGACAATTGCTACAAACAAATAACTAGTAAActaaagaagaaatgaaacaaTATCAATATCAGTTTTGGAAATTCGTGAAAAAATCCTTAtatcacaatatatataaaaacaatatagtatcatatgaaaaaataaaaaatatttctttccaagAACGTccaaaatgataaattatgtTTGACAAAATAGTGAAAAACAGTTGTAATACCTACTCAGTATTACAGGGAAGGCATAGAAACCTGAAAATACAGCTGATCACTGCTTATGAGATGGGATTGCCATAATAAGTACCTTTTAGAGACAAAGATATAGAAAAACCACCTTATCTATGAATTCTATTgaaacaattataattttttattgagaTAATGAAACTGTTAATTGCATCTATTGGATCCATCTATATCTTTGCACCTATTTCTTAGAAAACAACCTTATTCGCGCAGGAGATTCAGACGCGACGTTAACTCGATGCAATTCTCTTGGCTGCCTAAATTCCCTCGTTTGTTTGAGACAGCGATGTCTGTCGTGAACTGGGCAGGCTTGAATGTATGATGGATGGAAGAAGCTAATATCAGTTTCTTCCAGGGACTCATTTCTATCAGATCTATCAGTCGGTTCGTCCGTACCACTGTGCTCGAAAATTGGGGCTGTAGGCATAAATATGTGACATCTTGCATACTATTTATTGATCTtgtaataagaaattatagttaaaaaatggaaatatccATAATGAATTTTGCAATACAAAAGTATCTATAATTATCAATCCCTACAacaatttttttgaaaaaccTAAGATCATCTTAGTAAATCCCTTTTTCCAAAAAAAGGTATAAAAAGGATCTGTTACCATCGACGTCACTTAGGTCGACCTCTAAGTTGTTCATTTCATGCCCACATGGGCCACTCAAATATGTCGTGCACAGCGGTATATGTTGCGGATTACATGCAGTACTACAATCTTTAATTAACCTGTGAGCAGGAAAACCACTGCTGGGAAATCCGGCTTGTCCAGTGCGTCTGGCAGCATAAACAACGCACAATGCTAACTacttacaaaataattactGAATTTTTGGCAATCCACCTCTATGTATGCAAGGACTTTGacaatttatgtattattatttaggcATTAATCAGTTGAATGAAATAGCATATTTACGATATTCAATACACATAAAAGACATCTTATTTCCCAACAAAAAACTTAGAGTCCTCATTATCAGAGATGAGATtgcaaaaattttgtttataatacATTATCATCGCTTTCTCAGATAGTGCTCGTGTAGTTCAAGCATTGGATCCACGAAGAAATTCGATGTTTGTTGATATCgacaaattgaaaattaaacacaTACCTTCTGAGCTCCTCTTGACTGTGAGCAAGTGCCTGTGCTACTCGTTCTAGTCTGATCGATCGAGCAGTCAACGGTGAAGCTGCATCGCTACCACCACTTCCTGCACCACCAGTGCTGTCTCTTTCACTCACTGAATGCAATTCTTCGCCTGATAACTGCAactataatatgatataaaaaaattacacatATGTCAATGCTACTACCTTACACGTGTTGAATTGTGATCACAGTTATTTACCTGGCTCGCAGGAAGGGATTCCGAAAGTTGACCTGGACTAGCTAAAGAGGCAGCATATTGATGGAGATGCGCTGGAGACATTGATGCTGGTGcctttaaaatgataaaaatattgaaaatatattttagaatgaTTAAGGATTATAAAGTAAACGGTACTTACCGtatgatatttatgtaaataatctCTATTTGGACTATGATGCGATTTTGGAGTGGATCGTCCACTTAATGGTGGAGATGCCCGTTCGAGACTTCGTCCTCTGGCTAACAAATTCATATGTTCAAGACTACCAACCCGGGACTCCAACTCTTCGGCACGCGCTTCGGTACTTTGCTTTTCTTCCTTCATCAAAAATGCACTTTGACatattgatatataaaatatggtataataaataacgtttGATTACCTGGATTAATCTAATTTCATTGTTAATTGCATCTAATTGTTCTTGTAACATTAATGCTAGTGTTTGAGCATCCGTATGTCCTGTAGGACTAATTACATCAGCTGCACAACTGAATAAACTTTCGTTATCTCCGTCACCTTCTGCATCACTAGAAACATCAAATGCTTGTTGTACATTTGCAAGGACATGAGCTTGCTGTAATTTTTCCCATTCTTGCTCTGCTAAAGTGCGCGCtacataattctaaaaaattaagaGCGTGTTATTCAGAgttttcaattatatatttaatttttcatatactaAAGTCTAATCTTTTATGTGCTACCTTTGTTGGATCATCTTCGATTGCAGGTCGTTTACCCGTTCTTCTTGGTAAAGAATGAGTATCAAAACTACTATGACTTGCACTCCTAGAAAAGGAACCTGGATCCACTGCATTGGGAGACAAACTTCGAGTTAGAGCATCTGTTTGTTGAATATTGAATGCAATTTCTTGCTGAAGCATTTGCCTTTTTACATTATCAATTTCAAGGCGAGCTTTCCCTAATTCCTTAACTATTTCGGCCTTCTCATTTTGAAGATCTTCCGCAATCTTCCTAGTCTTTTCCAGTTCTTGCGTGAGTGCGTTTTTCTCTTCTAATGCGTGCATCCTTTCTTTTAAATGTACTTGTAATCTTTCGTTAGATTctgaagaaataaatcaaaGCTAATAAGCATAAGAACGTATTTGTTATCAGTAatgtaattactttatacaatatacatataaattaccCGACAAAAGTTTATCAACAGTTGTACTAAGCCGCGTATTATGCTCCTCATTCATCTTGAGTCGTTGATTGACACGCATCACTTCTGCATTCTTTTCTTCAAGTTGCGTTTCCAACCTCTGTATTCTATCCTCTGCGCTGCCATGTCTTTCTTGAGCCtgcttattaaatatttcacataattaaaatcaatgcctgcagatattaaatttaattagaggtgaattcatgaaaatatatctatatatattatattgttctttattctaaatataatcTTCCAGTAGAGCTAACATGTAAAGCTAATGAATTGAATTGAAGAATAAATACGTGCCTAATACAAATATGTCTACAGAAATGTGATAATAGCACTAAACTACAAGTTATTAACAAGCTCTGAAAATAATCACATTGATTGCTATGTTCGGTATATTTAGTGAGTAGAaagtaagtaaattattttataacaaccTTCACCTTTGTAAGTGACGCgattatcatattatattcattaacTTCATAATcttagaagaaaattaaaaaaatctgaAGTATGTTTATTGTTTGTGTGACATGTGAGTAGCCATGGCCAATAATGAAGAATGTAACAGGGAAAACATtgcaaaaaatttaatatgtaaacTGAAGTAGAATGAAGACTGTTTTTAAGAAAAGACATTAAAGGGGCAAAGCATTCTCGACATAGGTACATTTGGAGGCAGGGAGTATCGATAGAAGTGCAGAggaataagaaaagaagaaattgatgATACGACGACTTAATTCCTCTGCGTACCTGGTTGGGCCTCCTCACCTGCGTCAGAGCCTCCATCCTCTGCTTTAattgctcttccatttctggTAACTTAGCGTATTGGGCTAATTTTTGTTCTGCAAGTTCTAGTTTCTCCTGTATCGCcgctattttttcttcttggaGCTAAACATGAATTACATAGaggtttaaaaaaaaaaaattaaattgacataaactgtaaatttaatatagaagAGCGATTACCTTTAATTGAGCTTTCTTGTGCTGCAGCTCTTGCTCCAGCTTTTCATTGAGATCATGTAAACTAGTGGACTCTCGTTGAGCATTAAGATAACGTTTTTCAAGAGTCGCTATCCTTTCTTCTTGGTCCTCTTTTTGGGCAACATTTTCACGTAGATCTCTCTGCAGTTTGACATTCGTTTCTTGGGTTTTCAGAAGGTCTTTCTGAGTCTTGGACAAAGTTTCTTCTAACTCTGCTACTCGGCCACTTAATTCGGCTACCCGCCGCTGCCATGTGCTCAACTCTGAGCTCTagaataattgttataatacAATGTTAATAAAAGTCAATGTGTATCTAATATTCTACTTGTATGTGTACAGAAAGagtattaaaaattgtgtTTCTCATATGCactatgtaaatatgtacatcTACACAAATATGTTTTAACAAGGCATTATCTCTCTTGTTCTGCTCTTATCTCTGAGATACTATACTAGatctaattgaaatatatactataattgAAGTTGTAAAtgtgtttttatattacatggGATGTTTTGTGtcagtatatatatacgtcACATTAATGATTAAGCCGTTTATAAAGTTTGCTTGGGAAAAAATTCATTCTTATTCATTAGATCATGCGAATATGGAACAcacattattaatatatatattcattctACAACATGCCATAGGCGCCAATGATAATATGGCACATTTAATGAAAGGTAAATTCAAGTTGTGCAACATAGTATTATAAAATCGATCTAATTTTttctgttaatattttttaaaaaatctcattacaatatgaaaacaaaacacaatattttagtaattgcTTCACGACTATCATACTCTATAACATTTAATGAACATAGTCTAAAGTTGATTTAGAAGATCTCTTAGTGTCGTGTATAAATGAAAGCGCTTAATGATATTATCAAAGATAACAATTTGTTATTGTATTTCAACACCATGCAGTTTAACGGAGACACTCTAAGTCTCTATGTTTTTAATTCAAGAATggcaataaaaaatgtttttctgAACTTATGTAAATTTGCAAATCGCTTGAGGTGCAtgcagaagaaaaaaagggggaGAACGAAGAAGAGTATATTCGTTCTGCATCTCAAAAATATCAACAGTCAGGGATGCGTTTTATCGCACGGAACGTTCCACGATCCATCTACCTGACTGTTCCTAAATCAATGAGAGAATCATACATACGCTAAGTAGTTCGTCGTGATACTTTTTCATACCTGCTTGTCGAGAGTAGCTTGCAAATCTATTACACGCGCCGCAGAATCCTGGTCCACAGGATCGAGACTGCCATTGCTCAGTCTACTTTCGATCTCTGTTGACTTCTCCGTACCTAGTTTTTGTACTGACTGCTGCAGTTGTTGTTGTTGcggttgttgttgctgttccTGCTGGCCTGCTGCCTGCTCAGTCTCATTCTGCCCGATCATAACACTACATTCAGAATGCCTCGCTCGCATTGCCTGTCCTGCATCGCCGCGCAATTCCCAACAACTACGTATCTATGCAGCTATGCGACTAAACCACTACCGTGCACGCTATTGCGAATGCATTCTTATTATGGATGCAACGATCGAGATGAATGACAAACAGATGGTCAGTTTATCGGTACAGATTTGAACTCTGTTCAAGGATGACGTTGCATGATTTCCTCTGATCGACGCATAGAGTGTCATGATTTGAAACGAATTGGAAATTCTGATAGAAAAGGGAAATTGAATGAAACGTGGAATAATATGATTGACAGTAACTATTGTAATTCTCATTGTGACATATGAAAATCACTAATGATCAAATGCTTCTAAGATGACACAGAATATACTCTTTAATCGTTAAACACGAGCCAAGGGCTAAAATCTGTGACCAATAACTTCGAAATCAATCAATATCTAACGCCGAGATTAGAAGCGTATCAcagatagagagaaagagaacaaGAGGATCCGATGACGCAGAAAACGAACTTTATCACTCTATATAAAACGGTGTGGCTAGGTGAAATACTGAATTATATCAAAACCATGAACATGCAAAGTGAAAAGATCGCATAAATACAATTCACGACGCTTAAACATGTTGAACACATTTTTCATGTATTCATGATAAATATGACTGTGAAGTATGAAGGAGCAGTGttatgtgaaatatttgtGGAGTGCATTATGCATGGGTGTGCAACAACGTAAAGATATTTCTCAGCTACCTTGTTCTGTTGCTGACCATCTTCCGCCTGTCCGTTCTCCTTGGGCCtatcttctatatttttaggCGCATGTCCACTTAATTTATATTGCTGGAgctacgaatttttattcaaattataaatattatatttgttacgCGATTATTAAACACTTCAGTAATTAAGTATTaaagaatatacaaaattagcTGATACGGTACCTCTTCTTTGGTAATAGCTAGCTCTTCTTCCAGGCTTGTATTCCTTTCTAATGCAACTCGTAATCGTTCACGCACCTGAAAATTagttgttattaaaatatcttataattgatattataattattatatttttcattaatacattttcaactacattatattagtattatattCTCTTCAACTGGTGAATCGCTGCATTTggtaattttatagaaattttgcaATTCATCATTCTTGTATCTAGTTCACAAAAAATGCAACGAGCACCAGTTTCAGGGCTGAACGGGAATCGTGATTCTCCGTATCTCCCCTCAAGGTTGCCAATGTGTCAATGTCGTCAAACAATGGATCAGAAAGTTCTTACTTTCTCGTCTAAAGCCTTGTGGTGCTCGAACAGACTTTTTAGAGCTTTGAGCACTTCAACTTCGGACGATACTCCAGATTGCGCGGCGGCTTGCCTCTTCACTACAGTCATCCTAAGCGATCGTTCATGTCGGGAAACCAGGCATTCCAAATGCTCGAGCAGAAG from the Bombus fervidus isolate BK054 chromosome 12, iyBomFerv1, whole genome shotgun sequence genome contains:
- the Liprin-alpha gene encoding PTPRF interacting protein alpha isoform X2 codes for the protein MWNMMCDVMPTIAEDSISQRSSQYSGEDANFEQLMVSMLDERDKLVESLRENQERLQETEARLQEVEKERDSLNRQLNANIPQDFSQLTKELAAARESILEREEEISELKAERNNTRLLLEHLECLVSRHERSLRMTVVKRQAAAQSGVSSEVEVLKALKSLFEHHKALDEKVRERLRVALERNTSLEEELAITKEELQQYKLSGHAPKNIEDRPKENGQAEDGQQQNKNETEQAAGQQEQQQQPQQQQLQQSVQKLGTEKSTEIESRLSNGSLDPVDQDSAARVIDLQATLDKQSSELSTWQRRVAELSGRVAELEETLSKTQKDLLKTQETNVKLQRDLRENVAQKEDQEERIATLEKRYLNAQRESTSLHDLNEKLEQELQHKKAQLKLQEEKIAAIQEKLELAEQKLAQYAKLPEMEEQLKQRMEALTQVRRPNQAQERHGSAEDRIQRLETQLEEKNAEVMRVNQRLKMNEEHNTRLSTTVDKLLSESNERLQVHLKERMHALEEKNALTQELEKTRKIAEDLQNEKAEIVKELGKARLEIDNVKRQMLQQEIAFNIQQTDALTRSLSPNAVDPGSFSRSASHSSFDTHSLPRRTGKRPAIEDDPTKNYVARTLAEQEWEKLQQAHVLANVQQAFDVSSDAEGDGDNESLFSCAADVISPTGHTDAQTLALMLQEQLDAINNEIRLIQEEKQSTEARAEELESRVGSLEHMNLLARGRSLERASPPLSGRSTPKSHHSPNRDYLHKYHTAPASMSPAHLHQYAASLASPGQLSESLPASQLQLSGEELHSVSERDSTGGAGSGGSDAASPLTARSIRLERVAQALAHSQEELRRRTGQAGFPSSGFPAHRHGQHNNGALNSGTPPSPLSSRHSSQDSLHKNNLSGVGLPIGQLSSSHLHMQSTMSPATAAAVAAAQKKKGIKSSLGRFFSKKEKIKGKDTPMPGDIPGMGGANTPADPDYGDNVSVAGTMGSKSDFDRRKKKSPSVFGSMLDSSRHELLAEAMKAGTPFALWNGPTVVAWLELWVGMPTWYVAACRANVKSGAIMSALSDTEIQREIGISNPLHRLKLRLAIQEMVSLTSPSAPTTSRTTLAFGDMNHEWIGNVWLPSLGLPQYRSTFMECLVDARMLDHLNKKDLRGQLRMVDSFHRTSLQYGILCLKRLNYDRQQLEERRRMAEGANVDVLVWSNDRVIRWVQSIGLKEYGNHLLESGVHGALIALDESFDANSFALALQIPTQNTQARQLLEMEFANLLTVGTERRLDEANNMKS